The DNA segment CCACCTCGCGCGGGGACGAATCGCGAACCGGCAGCGATCGCTCGATGTCGTGGACCGCCTCGACGAGCTCCTCGAGCGGGATCTCGTCGGCCGATTGGTTCTTCAGGTAGTACAGCAGCGTCCGCCGACGCGGGAACGACAGCAGATCCAGGAGGGTGTCGAAGGAGTACCGCATCGGCACCGTCTCGGGGCGGTCGGGGTCCGTCTTCGCCCGTCCGCCCGGTGCCGGCGTCGTCGAGCCGAACGACAGCGTCGATCCCCGTACCTCGCTCTCCGTCGGGATCCAGCCGCCTTCCGGGGTGTACTCGAGCACCGCGTCGTACAGCGGGCGAAGCGTCGTCACCGTCTCGTCGTCGAGCTCCTCCGGGTCGACGTGGTGGTGAGCGATCACGTCGTGTTCGTCGCAGAGGTGATTGAGAGCGGTGATCAGACCGAGTACCTGATCGGCGTCGTACGCGGCGAACAGCGTCGTCAGCGAGTGGAGACACATGGCCGTCGTCTCGTCGGCGTTCCGCCAGGCGCCGAGCTGGTTGGCGATGGCGAGGCCGATATCGTG comes from the Halorubrum depositum genome and includes:
- a CDS encoding DUF7504 family protein; protein product: MTESYQSLNDHITKSSTILLLAPLDGSPDDRACIDLLTREPPGETNALGVTLSASPAERLSIWRRESGGELPAQTAIVAGSGETADTGSISVRGLPENPDIHDIGLAIANQLGAWRNADETTAMCLHSLTTLFAAYDADQVLGLITALNHLCDEHDVIAHHHVDPEELDDETVTTLRPLYDAVLEYTPEGGWIPTESEVRGSTLSFGSTTPAPGGRAKTDPDRPETVPMRYSFDTLLDLLSFPRRRTLLYYLKNQSADEIPLEELVEAVHDIERSLPVRDSSPREVVRTELLHTHLPKLQEVGIVRYDADSQTVHYTVNQGLESYLNYIETVELG